From Serinicoccus profundi, the proteins below share one genomic window:
- a CDS encoding response regulator transcription factor, which translates to MTQTRTVLVVEDDPTINQALTDRFAAEGFTVARAVDGPGALAEAERHTPDVVVLDLMLPGLDGLEVCRRLQAQRPVPILMLTAKTDETDILVGLAAGADDYVTKPFRMREVVARVQALLRRVERATELAGSSLPLLEVGVLQIDRGARRVRVDGGEVHLTPLEFDLLTALAERPGTVRGRDDLMTQVWGWADAHGTRTLDSHVKALRAKIGADRVRTVHGVGYALEGGQ; encoded by the coding sequence ATGACCCAGACCCGAACCGTCCTCGTCGTCGAGGACGACCCCACGATCAACCAGGCCCTCACCGACCGCTTCGCCGCGGAGGGCTTCACGGTGGCCCGTGCGGTCGACGGGCCGGGCGCCCTCGCGGAGGCCGAGCGGCATACCCCTGACGTCGTCGTCCTCGACCTCATGCTGCCCGGTCTCGACGGGCTGGAGGTCTGCCGTCGGCTGCAGGCGCAGCGCCCGGTGCCGATCCTCATGCTCACCGCCAAGACCGACGAGACCGACATCCTCGTCGGGCTCGCGGCGGGGGCGGACGACTACGTCACCAAGCCCTTCCGGATGCGGGAGGTCGTGGCGCGCGTGCAGGCGCTGCTGCGCCGGGTGGAACGAGCCACCGAGCTGGCCGGCTCCTCGCTGCCGCTGCTGGAGGTGGGTGTACTGCAGATCGACCGCGGGGCGCGGCGGGTGCGGGTGGACGGCGGCGAGGTGCACCTCACGCCGCTGGAGTTCGACCTGCTCACCGCGCTCGCGGAGCGCCCCGGCACGGTGCGTGGACGCGACGACCTCATGACCCAGGTGTGGGGCTGGGCCGACGCCCACGGCACCCGCACCCTCGACAGCCACGTCAAGGCGTTGCGCGCCAAGATCGGGGCCGACCGGGTCCGCACGGTGCACGGCGTCGGGTATGCCCTGGAAGGCGGCCAATGA
- a CDS encoding LysR substrate-binding domain-containing protein yields the protein MFSPEHLVSLKAVVEEGTVLAAADRLGLTASAVSQQLTRLQQEAGQPVLVRRGRNVVPTDAAEVLVRLAAEVEQLDEAARAELELLTSDVSGPLVLASFPTGIVGLLAPTIPALRERYPLLRLTVREFTPEGSLRALRRGEVDLAVVHDWTDYHKALPEGLVASVLGNDVVDLIAPHDHDLRIGRNGILDLRDCEDRDWVDDSPGVFSDWLLTALRERHLDYRIAATADTHPSKIALVAAGFGIGLMPRLGRPELPDTVVALPVKDPPTRRVMLVHRDSSERRPAVASVAAEVRQVWASTNPEPSA from the coding sequence ATGTTTTCACCCGAGCACCTGGTGAGTCTCAAGGCGGTCGTCGAGGAGGGCACGGTCCTCGCCGCGGCCGACCGTCTGGGGCTCACGGCCTCCGCCGTCAGCCAGCAGCTGACCCGGCTCCAGCAGGAGGCGGGGCAGCCCGTCCTGGTGCGCCGGGGACGCAATGTCGTGCCCACCGACGCGGCCGAGGTGCTGGTGCGGCTGGCCGCTGAGGTGGAGCAGCTCGACGAGGCCGCCCGGGCCGAGCTGGAGCTCCTCACCAGCGACGTCTCGGGGCCGCTCGTGCTCGCGTCCTTCCCCACCGGGATCGTGGGGTTGCTGGCGCCGACGATCCCCGCGCTGCGCGAGCGCTACCCCCTCCTGCGGCTGACCGTGCGCGAGTTCACCCCCGAGGGCTCGTTGCGTGCGCTGCGTCGGGGGGAGGTCGACCTCGCCGTCGTCCACGACTGGACGGACTACCACAAGGCCCTGCCGGAGGGGCTCGTGGCGAGCGTGCTGGGCAACGACGTCGTCGACCTCATCGCGCCGCACGACCACGACCTGCGGATCGGCCGCAACGGCATCCTCGACCTGCGGGACTGCGAGGACCGCGACTGGGTCGACGACTCACCGGGCGTCTTCAGCGACTGGCTGCTCACGGCCCTGCGCGAGCGGCACCTGGACTACCGCATCGCCGCGACCGCCGACACCCACCCCAGCAAGATCGCCCTCGTCGCCGCCGGCTTCGGGATCGGCCTCATGCCCCGCCTGGGCCGACCCGAGCTGCCCGACACCGTCGTCGCCCTGCCTGTCAAGGATCCGCCCACCCGGCGCGTCATGCTCGTCCACCGCGACTCCAGCGAGCGGCGGCCCGCGGTCGCCTCCGTCGCCGCCGAGGTCCGGCAGGTGTGGGCGTCCACCAACCCAGAGCCATCCGCCTGA
- a CDS encoding type II toxin-antitoxin system VapC family toxin: MRAVFVDSSVLLLAFGDEHPDRAACVRVVELAATGDLRLHQSVEAGQEFLVHRLRRTSTAEAITDFDVLDRLVVWHDFDHETLRESRRLVEREEARGRDAVHAATALLAGFSGIVTTDTDFDGITGLSRVDPSDLA; this comes from the coding sequence ATGAGGGCGGTGTTCGTCGACTCCTCCGTCCTGCTGCTGGCCTTCGGTGACGAGCATCCCGACCGGGCTGCCTGCGTGCGCGTCGTCGAGCTCGCGGCCACCGGTGACCTGCGCCTGCACCAGTCCGTGGAGGCTGGCCAGGAGTTCCTTGTCCACCGCCTGCGGCGCACCTCCACGGCAGAGGCGATCACCGACTTCGACGTCCTCGACCGTCTCGTGGTCTGGCACGACTTCGACCACGAGACGTTGCGGGAGTCGCGTCGGTTGGTCGAGCGCGAGGAGGCTCGAGGCCGGGACGCGGTCCACGCCGCGACGGCCCTGCTGGCAGGGTTCAGCGGCATCGTCACCACCGACACCGACTTCGACGGCATCACCGGCCTGTCGCGGGTCGACCCGTCCGACCTGGCGTGA
- a CDS encoding DUF3072 domain-containing protein: MTSPMDDQPQPDQTMPEQNQPDQVVPEQNQPEDAEMLGAPSPQSPGEQLERDPADWTTGDDPATEAQKSYLDRLASAAGEQISADGLTKAQASEHIDRLQGQTGMQPRES; this comes from the coding sequence ATGACGAGCCCCATGGACGACCAGCCCCAGCCCGACCAGACGATGCCCGAGCAGAACCAGCCCGACCAGGTCGTACCCGAGCAGAACCAGCCCGAGGACGCCGAGATGCTCGGCGCCCCCAGCCCGCAGTCCCCGGGCGAGCAGCTCGAGCGCGACCCCGCGGACTGGACGACGGGCGACGACCCGGCGACCGAGGCGCAGAAGTCCTACCTCGACCGGCTCGCCAGCGCCGCCGGCGAGCAGATCTCGGCCGACGGTCTCACCAAGGCCCAGGCCTCCGAGCACATCGATCGGCTCCAGGGCCAGACCGGGATGCAGCCCCGCGAGTCCTGA
- a CDS encoding saccharopine dehydrogenase, translated as MSRPHLWIRAEARPSEQRVPIVPADAARLVSDGYVVTVEESPTRVIDLEDYVAVGCSVAPFGSWVDAPEGAVVVGIKELPEDPADLAHTHVFFAHAYKGQEGADVTLERFRRGGGELLDVEYLTLDGKRVVAFGFWAGYVGAALSVLRHRGLLEGGVAPMGREELDAQLRESAAGREPERALVIGSRGRSGQGAVEALELAGCAVTRWDRADTLHLDKDALRDHDLLINCVVSSTPREPFVGPEDVVAPRRLRTIGDVTCDVTSEANLLPINTAITTWDDPVREVGTPEAPLEVIAIDNLPSLLPLESSMSFSAELTPLLEDLAERRGPWAASLEWFRRHVPRH; from the coding sequence ATGAGCAGACCGCACCTGTGGATCCGCGCCGAGGCCCGCCCCAGCGAGCAGCGCGTGCCGATCGTCCCCGCCGACGCCGCCCGCCTCGTGAGCGATGGGTATGTCGTGACCGTCGAGGAGTCCCCGACCCGCGTCATCGACCTCGAAGACTACGTCGCGGTCGGCTGCTCGGTCGCCCCCTTCGGCTCGTGGGTGGACGCGCCGGAGGGCGCCGTCGTCGTCGGGATCAAGGAGCTGCCCGAGGACCCCGCCGACCTCGCCCACACCCACGTGTTCTTCGCGCACGCCTACAAGGGGCAGGAGGGCGCCGACGTCACCCTGGAGCGCTTCCGCCGCGGCGGTGGTGAGCTGCTGGACGTGGAGTACCTCACGCTGGACGGCAAGCGGGTCGTCGCCTTCGGCTTCTGGGCGGGGTATGTCGGGGCTGCCCTCTCCGTGCTGCGGCACCGTGGACTGCTTGAGGGCGGGGTGGCGCCGATGGGCCGCGAGGAGCTCGACGCCCAGCTGCGGGAGAGCGCTGCCGGTCGGGAGCCGGAGCGGGCCCTGGTCATCGGCTCGCGCGGGCGCTCGGGTCAGGGTGCCGTCGAGGCCCTGGAGCTCGCCGGCTGCGCCGTGACCCGGTGGGACCGCGCCGACACCCTGCACCTCGACAAGGACGCGCTGCGCGACCACGACCTGCTCATCAACTGTGTCGTGAGCAGCACGCCGCGCGAGCCCTTCGTCGGGCCGGAGGACGTCGTCGCGCCGCGGCGCCTGCGCACGATCGGCGACGTCACCTGCGACGTCACCTCCGAGGCCAACCTGCTGCCGATCAACACCGCCATCACCACCTGGGACGACCCGGTGCGTGAGGTCGGAACCCCGGAGGCGCCGCTGGAGGTCATCGCGATCGACAACCTGCCCTCACTGCTGCCGCTGGAGTCCTCGATGAGTTTCTCCGCCGAGCTCACCCCGCTGCTCGAGGACCTCGCCGAGCGGCGCGGCCCCTGGGCCGCCAGCCTCGAGTGGTTCCGCCGGCACGTGCCGCGCCACTGA
- a CDS encoding acyl-CoA dehydrogenase family protein, with the protein MSDAPEPLPESARAVPDGSDLGRARGTDFFGLDDLLSERERELRDGLRAWCDEEVVPRAQEWWEAARFPAEMVPGYAATRVAGAAIQGYGCAGVSAVAEGMMCAELARGDGSIATFNAVHSGLAMTAVHLLGSEEQRERWLPGMARVETVGAVALTEPTHGSDVVSLETTARRDGDHWVLDGAKRWIGNGSVCDLVVVWARDEAGDVGGFVVEDPQQADGWDAQVIEGKISNRGVWQAHIRLDGVRVPADSRLAQARTFADTNRVLARSRQTVAWEAIGHAVAAYEGALTYALRREQFGRPLAKNQLIQDDLARMVTLITSMQLMCTRMSQLEDQGRCTIEHAAMAKLHTTTAAREVVAIARDLLGGNGILLDHHVARHFADLEAVYTYEGSRTVQSLLVGRSVTGTSAFR; encoded by the coding sequence ATGAGTGATGCGCCCGAGCCATTGCCCGAGTCCGCCCGCGCGGTGCCGGACGGCTCCGACCTGGGTCGTGCGCGGGGGACCGACTTCTTCGGCCTCGACGACCTGCTGAGCGAGCGCGAGCGCGAGCTGCGCGACGGCCTGCGCGCCTGGTGCGACGAGGAGGTCGTGCCGCGGGCCCAGGAGTGGTGGGAGGCCGCGCGCTTCCCGGCCGAGATGGTGCCCGGGTATGCCGCGACCCGGGTCGCGGGGGCGGCCATCCAGGGCTACGGGTGCGCGGGGGTGTCCGCCGTCGCCGAGGGGATGATGTGCGCCGAGCTGGCGCGCGGCGACGGGTCGATCGCGACCTTCAACGCGGTGCACTCGGGGTTGGCGATGACCGCGGTCCACCTCCTGGGCAGCGAGGAGCAGCGCGAGCGCTGGCTCCCGGGTATGGCGCGCGTGGAGACGGTGGGCGCGGTGGCGCTGACCGAGCCGACGCACGGCTCGGACGTCGTCAGCCTGGAGACCACCGCCCGGCGGGACGGCGACCATTGGGTCCTCGACGGCGCCAAGCGGTGGATCGGCAACGGCTCCGTCTGCGACCTGGTGGTCGTGTGGGCGCGCGACGAGGCCGGCGACGTCGGGGGGTTCGTGGTCGAGGACCCGCAGCAGGCGGACGGCTGGGACGCGCAGGTCATCGAGGGCAAGATCAGCAACCGTGGGGTGTGGCAGGCCCACATCCGGCTCGACGGGGTGCGCGTGCCTGCGGACTCCCGGCTGGCGCAGGCGCGGACCTTCGCCGACACCAACCGGGTGCTCGCCCGGTCGCGGCAGACCGTGGCGTGGGAGGCGATCGGGCACGCGGTCGCGGCCTACGAGGGGGCCCTGACCTACGCGCTGCGCCGGGAGCAGTTCGGCCGGCCGCTGGCCAAGAACCAGCTCATCCAGGACGACCTCGCCCGGATGGTCACGCTCATCACCTCCATGCAGCTCATGTGCACCCGGATGAGCCAGCTGGAGGACCAGGGCCGCTGCACCATCGAGCACGCGGCGATGGCCAAGCTGCACACCACGACCGCCGCCCGCGAGGTCGTCGCGATCGCCCGCGACCTGCTCGGCGGCAACGGCATCCTGCTCGACCACCACGTCGCCCGGCACTTCGCCGACCTCGAGGCGGTCTACACCTACGAGGGCAGTCGCACCGTCCAGTCGCTGCTCGTGGGGCGGTCCGTCACCGGCACCAGCGCCTTCCGCTGA
- a CDS encoding PIG-L deacetylase family protein, translating to MTTIVFLHAHPDDEASGSAGTMRLAADAGHRVVCVYATHGDHGTVPTDLREGESVIQRRRSEAEASALVLGTARVGWLGYADSGMTGWEQNSHEQSFHAADLEEAARRLAQILDEEGAGVLVGYDWHGGYGHPDHVKVHHVAHRAAELAARRPRLLENTMNRDHMRRMVQAATEAGLVPEGQDWDPDGPADDGNPMGTPEAEIHWHVDVREVLEAKRAALAAHASQEDVGWMLGMPTEQFAAIFGDEWYIEPGREPGLRAAHPLL from the coding sequence GTGACCACCATCGTCTTCCTCCACGCCCACCCCGACGACGAGGCCAGCGGCAGCGCCGGCACCATGCGGCTGGCCGCCGACGCGGGGCACCGGGTGGTGTGCGTCTACGCCACCCACGGCGACCACGGCACGGTGCCGACCGACCTGCGCGAGGGGGAGAGCGTCATCCAGCGGCGTCGTTCCGAGGCGGAGGCCTCCGCGCTCGTCCTCGGCACCGCGCGGGTGGGCTGGCTGGGGTATGCCGACTCCGGCATGACCGGCTGGGAGCAGAACTCCCACGAGCAGTCCTTCCATGCCGCTGACCTCGAGGAGGCCGCGCGTCGGCTGGCGCAGATCCTTGACGAGGAGGGCGCCGGGGTGCTCGTGGGCTACGACTGGCACGGCGGCTACGGCCACCCCGACCACGTCAAGGTCCACCACGTCGCGCACCGGGCCGCCGAGCTCGCCGCACGGCGACCGCGGCTGCTGGAGAACACCATGAACCGCGACCACATGCGCCGGATGGTCCAGGCCGCCACGGAGGCCGGTCTGGTGCCGGAGGGGCAGGACTGGGACCCCGACGGCCCCGCCGACGACGGCAACCCGATGGGCACCCCGGAGGCCGAGATCCACTGGCACGTGGACGTGCGCGAGGTCCTCGAGGCCAAGCGGGCCGCCCTCGCGGCGCACGCCAGCCAGGAGGACGTCGGCTGGATGCTCGGGATGCCGACCGAGCAGTTCGCCGCGATCTTCGGCGACGAGTGGTACATCGAGCCCGGGCGCGAGCCCGGCCTGCGCGCCGCTCACCCCCTGCTCTGA
- a CDS encoding AMP-binding protein, whose translation MTPTSTHQPTTEAYRAARDQLLELYGDPARAREEFDYPDVGERFNWAIDWFDAIARGNDQPALVVVEEDGTDQSLTFDEVATRSDQVAALLAHQGIGRGDSVIVMLGNQLELWATMLGVMKLGAVIMPTTTAAGPADLRDRLERGAARAVVVDAADTDRFEEVPGDYVRLSVGEADGWTDLRTAYLEHVSQAEHPGTAPDDRLLLYFTSGTTNKPKLVEHTQVSYPVGHLSTMYWLGLRPGDVHLNISSPGWAKHAWSCFFAPWIAEATILVYNYARFDPAALLTALRRHRVTSFCAPPTVWRMLINADLSGGPGALREVIGAGEPLNPEVIAQVQRQWGLTLRDGYGQTETTAQIGNCPGGQVKPGSMGMPLPGVPSVLVDPETGQVVQGAGEGEICLDLSASPMALMTGYQGDEDRNAEAMAGGFYHTGDVAERDANGMITYVGRTDDVFKASDYKISPFELESVLIEHPAVAEAAVVPAPDEVRLAVPKAYIALVDGHEPDADTARSILAHAREHLQPWQRVRRVEFYELPKTISGKIRRVELRSREEELASGAGGGSAVEAPSQPTEWRDTDFPDLKG comes from the coding sequence ATGACGCCGACGTCCACCCACCAGCCGACCACCGAGGCCTACCGCGCCGCCCGTGACCAGCTCCTCGAGCTCTACGGCGACCCGGCCCGCGCCCGCGAGGAGTTCGACTACCCCGACGTGGGGGAGAGGTTCAACTGGGCCATCGACTGGTTCGACGCGATCGCTCGGGGCAACGACCAGCCCGCCCTCGTCGTCGTGGAGGAGGACGGCACAGACCAGAGCCTGACCTTCGACGAGGTCGCCACCCGCTCCGACCAGGTCGCCGCGCTGCTCGCCCACCAGGGCATCGGTCGCGGTGACAGCGTCATCGTCATGCTCGGCAACCAGCTCGAGCTGTGGGCCACCATGCTCGGGGTGATGAAGCTCGGCGCGGTCATCATGCCGACGACCACGGCCGCCGGCCCGGCCGACCTGCGGGACCGGCTGGAGCGCGGCGCCGCCCGCGCGGTCGTCGTCGACGCGGCCGACACCGACAGGTTCGAGGAGGTCCCGGGCGACTACGTGCGCCTGTCCGTCGGCGAGGCGGACGGATGGACCGACCTGCGCACGGCATACCTCGAGCACGTCAGCCAGGCGGAGCATCCCGGCACGGCCCCCGACGACCGGCTGCTGCTCTACTTCACCTCCGGCACCACCAACAAGCCCAAGCTCGTCGAGCACACCCAGGTGAGCTACCCCGTCGGGCACCTGTCGACGATGTACTGGCTCGGGCTGCGCCCCGGCGACGTGCACCTCAACATCTCCTCGCCGGGATGGGCCAAGCACGCGTGGAGCTGCTTCTTCGCGCCGTGGATCGCCGAGGCGACGATCCTGGTCTACAACTACGCCCGCTTCGACCCGGCTGCGCTGCTCACGGCGCTCCGCAGACATCGGGTGACGAGCTTCTGCGCGCCGCCGACGGTGTGGCGGATGCTCATCAACGCCGACCTCTCCGGTGGTCCCGGCGCGCTGCGCGAGGTCATCGGGGCCGGAGAGCCGCTCAACCCCGAGGTCATCGCCCAGGTGCAGCGGCAGTGGGGCCTGACGCTGCGCGACGGCTACGGCCAGACCGAGACGACCGCGCAGATCGGCAACTGCCCGGGCGGCCAGGTCAAGCCCGGTTCGATGGGTATGCCGCTGCCCGGCGTGCCCTCCGTCCTCGTCGACCCCGAGACCGGGCAGGTCGTGCAGGGTGCCGGCGAGGGTGAGATCTGCCTCGACCTGTCCGCCTCGCCGATGGCCCTCATGACCGGCTACCAGGGCGACGAGGACCGCAACGCCGAGGCGATGGCGGGCGGTTTCTACCACACCGGAGACGTCGCGGAGCGGGATGCGAACGGCATGATCACCTACGTCGGCCGCACCGACGACGTCTTCAAGGCCAGCGACTACAAGATCAGCCCCTTCGAGCTGGAGTCGGTGCTCATCGAGCACCCGGCGGTGGCCGAGGCGGCGGTCGTGCCGGCACCGGACGAGGTGCGCCTCGCGGTGCCCAAGGCCTACATCGCGCTGGTCGACGGGCACGAGCCCGATGCCGACACGGCGCGTTCGATCCTCGCCCACGCCCGGGAGCACCTGCAGCCCTGGCAGCGGGTGCGCCGGGTCGAGTTCTACGAGCTGCCCAAGACGATCAGCGGCAAGATCCGCCGCGTCGAGCTGCGCTCCCGCGAGGAGGAGCTCGCCTCGGGTGCCGGGGGCGGCAGCGCGGTCGAGGCGCCCAGCCAGCCCACCGAGTGGCGGGACACCGACTTCCCCGATCTCAAGGGGTGA
- a CDS encoding HAMP domain-containing sensor histidine kinase: protein MSAVDRDSRPGGAELERPLDLVGSIKVKIGLLVAVSILAAVVIFEVGDRSSVSAWLTIPVSLAAALGVTAWLARGMTAPLRQMTVAAGQMAGGDYTARVTTASRDEVGQLGVAFNTMSAELADADRQRRELLATVSHELRTPLAAQRALLENLVDGVVTPDDRALQTALDQSERLSTLVQDLLDLSRIEAGVAALSLEPVAVGALLARCVEEARASVGATGRGVAVDLDVTPPDLHVEADPARLAQVVTNLLDNAVRHSPEGGTVRVGAVGAGPTWTLEVADEGPGFPAGRSEEMFARFGVGDDSSGGTGLGLAIVRWVCELHGGRVEAVETAADRTGALVRVELPVATAADGSGPREARPLPLTAPPGRAAKAGRAPGARPGPSTSLSAGLPPSPPAVARASPGPSPCRRRRSSTPSSAGSGPSRPHDCGRRRSRCGPRSAWARSPRSCCPTAGSAWRMPSSCSSPVRWCSPSPPVGASRGRSRPPCSASGWPASWSCGPPSGSPSSPCSPLPSW from the coding sequence ATGAGCGCCGTCGACCGGGACTCCCGGCCCGGGGGCGCGGAGTTGGAGCGCCCGCTGGACCTCGTGGGCTCGATCAAGGTCAAGATCGGCCTGCTCGTCGCGGTGAGCATCCTCGCCGCGGTCGTGATCTTCGAGGTCGGGGACCGGTCGAGCGTCTCGGCCTGGCTCACCATCCCCGTGTCGCTCGCGGCCGCCCTGGGCGTCACCGCCTGGTTGGCCCGCGGCATGACGGCACCGCTGCGGCAGATGACCGTGGCGGCCGGGCAGATGGCGGGAGGCGACTACACCGCCCGGGTGACGACGGCCTCGCGGGACGAGGTGGGCCAGCTCGGCGTCGCCTTCAACACGATGTCCGCCGAGCTCGCGGACGCCGACCGGCAGCGCCGGGAGCTGCTGGCCACCGTCTCGCACGAGCTGCGCACGCCGCTGGCCGCGCAGCGGGCCCTCCTGGAGAACCTCGTCGACGGCGTCGTCACCCCCGACGACCGCGCGCTCCAGACGGCGCTCGACCAGTCCGAACGGCTCAGCACCCTCGTGCAGGACCTGCTCGACCTCAGTCGCATCGAGGCCGGGGTGGCGGCCCTGTCGCTCGAGCCGGTCGCGGTCGGCGCCCTGCTCGCGCGCTGCGTCGAGGAGGCCCGGGCCAGCGTCGGCGCGACCGGGCGCGGCGTGGCGGTGGACCTGGACGTGACCCCGCCGGATCTGCACGTCGAGGCCGACCCGGCCCGCCTGGCGCAGGTCGTGACCAACCTCCTGGACAATGCGGTGCGGCACAGCCCGGAGGGCGGCACGGTGCGGGTCGGGGCCGTCGGCGCCGGGCCCACCTGGACCCTCGAGGTCGCCGACGAGGGGCCGGGCTTCCCCGCCGGGCGCTCGGAGGAGATGTTCGCCCGCTTCGGGGTCGGCGACGACAGCAGCGGCGGCACCGGGCTCGGCCTGGCCATCGTGCGGTGGGTGTGCGAGCTGCACGGCGGGCGGGTCGAGGCGGTCGAGACCGCCGCCGACCGCACCGGCGCCCTGGTGCGGGTCGAGCTGCCCGTGGCCACCGCGGCAGACGGATCCGGACCCAGGGAGGCGCGTCCGCTCCCCCTGACAGCTCCGCCCGGACGCGCCGCCAAGGCGGGCAGAGCGCCGGGAGCGCGGCCGGGGCCGTCGACGAGCCTGTCGGCGGGGCTCCCGCCCTCGCCACCGGCCGTGGCTCGGGCGTCGCCCGGACCATCCCCGTGCCGACGCCGTCGGTCCTCGACACCGTCTTCGGCCGGTTCTGGCCCGAGCCGACCTCACGACTGCGGACGGCGCCGGTCGCGCTGTGGTCCTCGGTCGGCGTGGGCGCGCTCGCCGCGGTCCTGCTGCCCTACCGCGGGATCGGCCTGGCGTATGCCGTCGTCCTGCTCCTCGCCGGTGCGCTGGTGCTCTCCCTCTCCTCCCGTCGGCGCGAGCCGTGGACGATCGCGTCCGCCGTGCTCTGCGTCGGGCTGGCCAGCCTCGTGGTCCTGCGGGCCGCCGAGTGGCTCACCGTCCTCTCCCTGCTCACCGCTGCCGTCCTGGTGA
- a CDS encoding DUF4153 domain-containing protein: protein MLCVGLASLVVLRAAEWLTVLSLLTAAVLVTTALTGARGLPAILTSAASWVASGLRGLPLLGRTLSATSRHTLVWPILRTAAISLVALVVFGGLFASGDALVGAWVSDLVPDVDIAESLVLRSFTWFVVGGIVLAATYLALNPPRVDLVALPQARPVTRAWEWLVPVGVVVATFVVFLLAQGVALFGGHDYVQRTTGMTYAQSVHQGFGQLTLATALTLLTVALVTRRAPRGTERDRLLLRVALGVLCGLTLVVVASALYRMHVYQQAYGFTVLRVLVDAFELWLGLLVVLVMVAGARMSGWWLPRAALASGAAMLLLLGLGNPEAWVAQRNIERYEETGDLDLTYLQSLGADAVPVIREGLPPELADCSVGWRVDDELVEDPLSWNLGRARAIEAGPMSLTPIEGFSYPTFAVGDCPSELPLTP from the coding sequence GTGCTCTGCGTCGGGCTGGCCAGCCTCGTGGTCCTGCGGGCCGCCGAGTGGCTCACCGTCCTCTCCCTGCTCACCGCTGCCGTCCTGGTGACGACCGCCCTCACCGGCGCCCGCGGGCTGCCCGCCATCCTCACCTCGGCCGCCTCCTGGGTCGCGAGCGGGCTGCGCGGCCTGCCGCTGCTGGGGCGGACGCTCTCGGCGACGTCACGGCATACCCTCGTCTGGCCCATCCTGCGGACCGCCGCGATCTCGCTCGTCGCGCTGGTCGTCTTCGGTGGCCTCTTCGCCTCCGGCGACGCCCTCGTCGGGGCCTGGGTCAGCGACCTCGTGCCGGACGTCGACATCGCCGAGTCGCTGGTGCTGCGCAGCTTCACGTGGTTCGTCGTCGGCGGCATCGTGCTCGCCGCGACCTACCTCGCGCTCAACCCCCCGCGGGTCGACCTGGTCGCGCTGCCGCAGGCCCGCCCGGTCACCCGCGCCTGGGAGTGGCTGGTGCCGGTGGGTGTGGTCGTCGCGACCTTCGTCGTCTTCCTGCTCGCGCAGGGGGTCGCGCTCTTCGGCGGCCACGACTACGTCCAGCGCACCACCGGGATGACGTATGCCCAGTCCGTCCACCAGGGCTTCGGCCAGCTCACCCTCGCCACCGCGCTCACCCTGCTCACCGTGGCGCTCGTGACCCGCCGGGCGCCCCGGGGGACCGAGCGCGACCGGCTGCTGCTGCGGGTGGCACTCGGGGTCCTGTGCGGCCTCACCCTCGTCGTCGTCGCCTCCGCGCTCTACCGCATGCACGTCTACCAGCAGGCCTACGGCTTCACCGTGCTCCGCGTGCTCGTCGACGCCTTCGAGCTGTGGTTGGGCCTGCTTGTCGTCCTGGTCATGGTGGCCGGGGCCCGGATGAGCGGCTGGTGGCTGCCGCGCGCCGCCCTGGCCTCGGGCGCGGCGATGTTGCTGCTCCTCGGCCTGGGCAACCCCGAGGCGTGGGTGGCCCAGCGCAACATCGAGCGCTACGAGGAGACCGGTGACCTGGACCTCACCTACCTCCAGTCGCTCGGCGCCGACGCGGTGCCGGTCATCCGGGAGGGGTTGCCCCCCGAGCTGGCCGACTGCTCCGTCGGGTGGCGGGTCGACGACGAGCTCGTCGAGGACCCGCTCAGCTGGAACCTCGGGCGGGCCCGGGCAATCGAGGCGGGACCGATGAGCCTGACGCCGATCGAGGGCTTCTCCTACCCGACCTTCGCGGTGGGCGACTGCCCGTCCGAGCTGCCGCTCACCCCTTGA